The Klebsiella africana sequence GTGAAAACCACTGGCCCGTCACACTGTTTCTCTACCCGAACAACTAAAGCCAACGTGAACTTTTGCGGACCTTGCGTCCGCTTTTTTTTGCATAAAAAACCCGGCGTCGCTGGGCTCGGCCGGGTTCGGGAAGGGGATGCCAGAAGATTAGCTCAAGCGAGCCTTCGCCTCGTTGATAGCCTGCGCTACCTGCTGCGGCGAGACGCCGCCTTTCGCTGCGCGTTTCTCGAGGCAGGACTGCAGGGACAGAATCGGGTACACATCGTCTGCAATAACCGGACTAAATTTCTGCAGATCGGCCAGGGCCAGCGCTTCCAGCGGTTTCCCTTGCGCAATGGCTTCCACCACCGCCTCACCAACAATATGGTGCGCCTCGCGGAACGGAACGCCTTTCGCCACCAGATAATCCGCCAGCTCAGTGGCATTGGCATAGCCCTGCTGCGCCGCTTCCGCACAGCGCGGACGTTTTACCTGAATGCCGTCCAGCACCAGGGCCGCCATATGCAGGCAGTCGAGCCAGGTATCCAGGGCGTCGAAAAGCCCCTCTTTATCTTCCTGCATGTCTTTGTTGTAGGCCAGCGGCAGGCCTTTCAGGGTCATCATCATGCCGGTCAGCGCACCCTGCACGCGGCCGCATTTGCCACGAATTAATTCCAGCGCGTCCGGGTTTTTCTTCTGCGGCATCAGCGAGGAGCCGGAGGTCACGCGATCAGAAAGCTCGACGAAGTTCGCCTCGCCGGAGTTGAAGAAAATCAGATCTTCCGCAAAGCGCGACAGATGTACCATGCCGATAGACGCATGGGAAAGCAGCTCCAGCACATGGTCGCGATCGGAAACGCTGTCGAGGCTGTTGCGGGTGGCAGAGGCAAAGCCCAGCCAGCCGGCCAGCTGCTCGCGGTCGATTTCATACGCCGTCCCCGCCAGCGCGCCGCAGCCCAGCGGGCTGACGTCGAGGCGCTTCAGCGCGTCCTGCAGACGGCTTTCGTCGCGCGCCAGCATTTCCACGTAGGCCAGACACCAGTGCGCGAACGTCACCGGCTGGGCGCGCTGCAGGTGGGTGTACCCCGGCATCACCGCGTCCTGATTCTGCTGGGCGGTCTCCACCAGCGCGCTCTGCAGCTGGCGATTGGCCGACAGCAGTTCGACAATGGTATCTTTACACCACAGTTTAAGATCGGTGGCGACCTGGTCGTTACGGCTGCGGCCGGTATGCAGTTTCTTGCCCAGCTGGCCCACTTTATCGATCAGTTTACCTTCCACCCAGCTGTGAATATCTTCGGCATCGCTGGCGAGAATTTGCTGCGGATTAGCGCGCACCTCTTCCAGCAGCACGTTCAGCGCCTCTTCCAGCTGCTGCTGTTCAGCGGCACTCAGAACGCCGACCGTTACCAGCGCTTTCGACCAGGCGACAGAGCCAACGATATCCTGCTCCGCCAGACGATAGTCGAAGCGCAACGAGTCGTTGAACTGTTTGAACCGTTGATCTGCTGCCTGTGTAAAACGCCCGCCCCAAAGTGCCATAACTTGCTTCCTTTATTCGTTAGTTCTGCCGGCGGCGTTGTGCCTCCCGGCCTACAGTCTGTAAGCCCGGCAGACAACGCGCCGCCGGGCATGAAATCTTAAGCCAGAATACGTGTGCCGATCGGCGTGCCGTTAAATAACGCCGGTAGCTGCTCGGCGTGACGCCAGGAGGCGATATCGACCGGACGGCCCAGGGCACGTGCGGCGTCGAGGGCCGCATTCACTTTCACAATCATGCCGTCGGTGATAATCCCCTGCTCGATCAGCTGTTCCGCTTTCTCGGCGGTCATCTCGGCAATACGCTGCCCTTTACCATCGAGGATACCGCTAACGTCAGACAACAGGATAAGATCCGCCCCCAGGGTGGCAGCCAGCGCCGTCGCCGCCTGGTCAGCATTGACGTTCATCAGCTGGCCCTCGTCGGTCACCCCGATAGAGCTCACCACCGGCAGGTAACCGCCGGCCAGCAAGGTATTGATCAGCGTCGGGGAGCCCGGCTGCGCCAGCCCGACATGGCCCAGCTCAGCATCCAGCTGCGTCACCTTCACGCTATCGCCATCGCCGAGGAACAGGCCGACAGAGGCCAGACCGTGCTTTTTCGCCCACGCCAGCAGCGTCTTGTTGGCGGTACCCGCCAGCGCGCCGGTGATGATGTCTATTTGCTCAGCCGGCGTAACGCGCAGACCATTTTTCTTCTGTACCGGCAGGTTAAGCTGTTTCATCAGCTCATCCACCACGCAGCCGCCGCCATGGACGATAATCAGCGGACGCTGATGCGCTTCACGGTAGTTAACCAGTGCGGTAAACAGGCGCTCCAGCGCTTCTTCGCTATCGAGTAAAACGCCGCCGAGTTTGATAATTAATGGGTTCATCATCACACCTTAAATAAGAGACTGCGTCTCAGCGAAGCCGAAACGAATATTCGCGCACTGCACCGCCTGCGCTGCGGCGCCTTTCAGCAGGTTATCTTCAGCCGCGACGACGATAAGATGGTCGTCCTGCACGGCAAAACCGATATCACAGAATGGCAGACCCTCGACGCTTTTCAATGCGGGTACGCCTTTATCATATAAACGTACCAGCGGTTTATCGGCGTAAGCCTGCTGGTAAACCGCCGCGATCTGCGCATGGCCAACGCCCGGCTTCAGGCGGCAGGTAATGGTTTCCAGGATGCCACGCTTAAAATTACCCAAGTGCGGGGTAAAAATTACCTTTGCCCCGAGGTGGCTGGCAATCTCCGGCTGATGGCGATGGTTAAATATGCCGTACGGCTGCAAGCTAACTTCACAGAAGCTGTTGCCGATCGCGGCCTTACGACCCGCGCCGCTCACCCCGCTGGTAGCGTTGATTACCGGCCACTGGTTCAGATCCAGCAGACTGGCATCAATCAGCGGCTTCAGCGACAGCTGCGCCGCCGTCGGGTAGCAGCCTGGCACTGCGATTAACTGCGCGTCTTTAAGCGCATCCGCGCTCCACTCCGCCAGACCATACACCGCCTGTTTGAGCAGGTCGGGATGCTGATGAGTGAAACCGTAATATTTTTCGTAGAACGCCCCATCGTTAACGCGGAAGGCACCGGAGAGATCGAACACCACGCAGCCGGCAGCAAGGAACTGCGGCGCCAGATCGTGACTCACTTCGTGCGCGGTGGCGAGAAACACCACGTCCACGCCAGCGCTGAATTCGCTGATATCGGACATCGGCTGCAGCGGCATATCGACAATGCCTTTGAGCTGCGGATGCAGGTCGGAAATTAATTTTCCCGCATCATTGCTTTGCGCGGAGACCGTTAAAGCGGTTATGTTCATATGCGGATGACGATTGATATAGGTCACCAGCTCTGCGCCGGCATAACCACTGGCACCCACAATCAGCGTATTTAACATTGGAAGCGCATCTCCTTACATTCGATGGGTTTTCTTACGCTCAACGATATTGTATTTTTATTCACAATAAATGCATGAATATTGATACTATCACGACCCAAGGTGTGTCAACAATGAAAAACAATTTACCGCCCTTTATCGAGATTTACCGCGCGTTGATCGCCACACCGTCCATCAGCGCGACCGAAGAGGCTCTCGATCAAAGCAATGAGTCTTTAATCAATTTGCTGGCAGGCTGGTTCCGCGATCTCGGCTTCAATGTTGAGGTACAGCCGGTGCCGGATACGCGCCATAAATTCAACCTGCTGGCCAGCACCGGACACGGCGCCGGCGGCCTGCTGCTCGCCGGGCATACCGATACCGTGCCGTTCGATGATGGCCGCTGGACGCGCGACCCGTTCACCCTCACCGAACACGATAACAAGCTCTACGGCCTCGGCACGGCCGATATGAAAGGCTTCTTCGCCTTTATTCTCGACGCCCTGCGCGATGTCGACGTCACCACACTAAAAAAGCCGCTGTATATTTTGGCCACCGCCGACGAAGAGACCAGCATGGCCGGCGCGCGCTATTTTGCCGAAACCACCCGGCTGCGCCCGGACTGTGCCATCATCGGCGAGCCCACCTCCCTGCAGCCGATCCGCGCCCACAAAGGCCATATGTCCAACGCGATCCGTATTCAGGGCCAGTCCGGCCACTCCAGCGATCCGGCGCGCGGGATCAACGCCATTGAGCTGATGCACGACGCCATCGGCCGCATTATGCAGCTGCGCGATCTGCTAAAGGAGCGCTACCACTTCGAGGCGTTTACGGTCCCTTACCCAACCCTCAACCTGGGCGCTATCCATGGCGGCGATGCCTCAAACCGTATCTGCGCCTGCTGTGAACTGCATATGGATATCCGCCCGCTGCCGGGGATGACCCTTAACGATCTTAATGGTCTGTTGGGCGAGGCGCTGGCCCCGGTCAGCGAACGCTGGCCGGGCCGCCTGACGGTCTCAGAGCTGCATCCGCCGATCCCTGGCTACGAGTGCCCGCCGGACCATAAGCTGGTGCAGGTGGTTGAGAAACTGCTTGGCGCCCAGACCGATGTGGTGAACTACTGCACCGAAGCGCCGTTTATCCAGACGCTGTGTCCGACGCTGGTGCTCGGCCCGGGATCCATCAATCAGGCCCATCAGCCTGACGAGTATCTGGAGACGCGCTTTATCAAGCCGACCCGGGAGCTGATTAGCCAGGTGGTCCACCACTTCTGCTGGCACTAAAATCGCCCTCTTTTTCCGCCCCGCTCTCCCGGGGCGGAACGGTGACGATCGTCACATTTCCATAAGCGATGCTTATCCAGCGACCCCTGAATTAAATTTCGCAAATTACGGCGATTTACTCGTTTGCTGAAGCGATTTCGCAGTAATTGACGTGGGGGTATTTACGTGGCTTTATAAAAGACGGGTTGCTTATCCGTTGCTCACGTTCCAGCGCAGCGGATATAACAAAATAAAATGAGATGGGGTGTCTGGGGTAACATGAACGAACAATATTCCGCATTGCGTAGTAATGTCAGTATGCTCGGCAAGGTGCTGGGCGATACCATCAAGGATGCATTGGGAGAAAATATTCTTGATCGTGTCGAAACTATCCGTAAGTTGTCCAAATCTTCACGCGCCGGCAACGAAGCTAACCGCCAGGAGCTGCTGACCACGCTGCAGAATTTGTCTAACGACGAACTGCTGCCGGTGGCCCGTGCCTTCAGCCAGTTTCTGAATCTGGCCAACACCGCTGAGCAGTACCACAGCATTTCGGCCAATGGCGAAGCGGCCAGCAATCCGGAAGTCATTGCGCGTACCCTGAGAAAGCTCAAAGACCAACCCAATCTCAACGAAGAGACCATCAAACAAGCGGTGGAATCTCTGTCTCTGGAGCTGGTGTTGACCGCCCACCCGACCGAGATCACCCGCCGGACGCTAATCCATAAAATGGTGGAAGTGAACAACTGCCTTAAGCAGTTGGACAACAAAGATATCGCTGACTACGAGCACCATCAGCTGATGCGCCGTCTGCGCCAGCTGATCGCCCAGTCGTGGCATACCGATGAAATTCGTAAGCACCGCCCTTCCCCGGTCGATGAAGCCAAATGGGGTTTCGCGGTGGTGGAAAACAGCCTGTGGGAGGGGGTGCCTAACTATCTGCGCGAGCTGAACGAACAGCTGGAAGCCAACCTTGGCTACCAGCTGCCGGTGGACTTTGTCCCGGTGCGTTTCACCTCGTGGATGGGCGGCGACCGCGACGGCAACCCGAACGTGACCGCCGATATCACCCGCCACGTGCTGCTGCTCAGCCGCTGGAAAGCGACCGACCTGTTCCTCAAAGACGTGCAGGTGCTGATCTCCGAGCTGTCGATGGTGGAGTGTACCGACGAATTGCGCGCCCTGGCCGGCGCCGAGGGCGCTCAGGAACCGTACCGTTACCTGATGAAAAAACTGCGCGCTCAGCTGATGGAGACCCAGGCCTGGCTGGAAGCGCGTCTGAAAGGTCAGAAGCTGCCGAAACCGGCCGGACTGATCACGCAGAACGAGCAGCTGTGGGAGCCGCTGTACGCCTGCTATAAATCGCTGCAGGCCTGCGGCATGGGCATTATCGCC is a genomic window containing:
- the argB gene encoding acetylglutamate kinase, with amino-acid sequence MMNPLIIKLGGVLLDSEEALERLFTALVNYREAHQRPLIIVHGGGCVVDELMKQLNLPVQKKNGLRVTPAEQIDIITGALAGTANKTLLAWAKKHGLASVGLFLGDGDSVKVTQLDAELGHVGLAQPGSPTLINTLLAGGYLPVVSSIGVTDEGQLMNVNADQAATALAATLGADLILLSDVSGILDGKGQRIAEMTAEKAEQLIEQGIITDGMIVKVNAALDAARALGRPVDIASWRHAEQLPALFNGTPIGTRILA
- the argH gene encoding argininosuccinate lyase, with protein sequence MALWGGRFTQAADQRFKQFNDSLRFDYRLAEQDIVGSVAWSKALVTVGVLSAAEQQQLEEALNVLLEEVRANPQQILASDAEDIHSWVEGKLIDKVGQLGKKLHTGRSRNDQVATDLKLWCKDTIVELLSANRQLQSALVETAQQNQDAVMPGYTHLQRAQPVTFAHWCLAYVEMLARDESRLQDALKRLDVSPLGCGALAGTAYEIDREQLAGWLGFASATRNSLDSVSDRDHVLELLSHASIGMVHLSRFAEDLIFFNSGEANFVELSDRVTSGSSLMPQKKNPDALELIRGKCGRVQGALTGMMMTLKGLPLAYNKDMQEDKEGLFDALDTWLDCLHMAALVLDGIQVKRPRCAEAAQQGYANATELADYLVAKGVPFREAHHIVGEAVVEAIAQGKPLEALALADLQKFSPVIADDVYPILSLQSCLEKRAAKGGVSPQQVAQAINEAKARLS
- the argC gene encoding N-acetyl-gamma-glutamyl-phosphate reductase; this encodes MLNTLIVGASGYAGAELVTYINRHPHMNITALTVSAQSNDAGKLISDLHPQLKGIVDMPLQPMSDISEFSAGVDVVFLATAHEVSHDLAPQFLAAGCVVFDLSGAFRVNDGAFYEKYYGFTHQHPDLLKQAVYGLAEWSADALKDAQLIAVPGCYPTAAQLSLKPLIDASLLDLNQWPVINATSGVSGAGRKAAIGNSFCEVSLQPYGIFNHRHQPEIASHLGAKVIFTPHLGNFKRGILETITCRLKPGVGHAQIAAVYQQAYADKPLVRLYDKGVPALKSVEGLPFCDIGFAVQDDHLIVVAAEDNLLKGAAAQAVQCANIRFGFAETQSLI
- the argE gene encoding acetylornithine deacetylase produces the protein MKNNLPPFIEIYRALIATPSISATEEALDQSNESLINLLAGWFRDLGFNVEVQPVPDTRHKFNLLASTGHGAGGLLLAGHTDTVPFDDGRWTRDPFTLTEHDNKLYGLGTADMKGFFAFILDALRDVDVTTLKKPLYILATADEETSMAGARYFAETTRLRPDCAIIGEPTSLQPIRAHKGHMSNAIRIQGQSGHSSDPARGINAIELMHDAIGRIMQLRDLLKERYHFEAFTVPYPTLNLGAIHGGDASNRICACCELHMDIRPLPGMTLNDLNGLLGEALAPVSERWPGRLTVSELHPPIPGYECPPDHKLVQVVEKLLGAQTDVVNYCTEAPFIQTLCPTLVLGPGSINQAHQPDEYLETRFIKPTRELISQVVHHFCWH